In the genome of Mugil cephalus isolate CIBA_MC_2020 chromosome 21, CIBA_Mcephalus_1.1, whole genome shotgun sequence, one region contains:
- the adgrf3b gene encoding adhesion G-protein coupled receptor F1: MVEINAPPTTVCYLSTPEMNCTFEEATGSAGWNMTRHNERFELNTGTVVQLHTSCATEIYKSCVKVTLQKVTGIWEGIYECGFIEGSVRHTAKTKLNVALLPDEITMEINPLTVVCPNHSVTVSTTIRQTPEAYAVKCMNCLVYTLKNKTDSQFCESGEVNGVSWPKTPVGETVVIRKCPEGKTGYLSRTCDTAAKWQNVFSSCVSIELTKVLDSAENFIKGLGATQEVALNIFEGLKNTSESNSTDDADSADVSASINVLNVMSEASATIQLSESVFPNLVSAASNMLNSNWTDVNETIRHSMSSKYLVSMENLVKNVMVDNSTGFNSTNLDLSFCSSSSCNVSVFDIDVSLQNTTGLVKTVAVRNLMEKLRNNFQNTDPNRLLLSATMQNSSNSSIQIKLNFPNDRLITTDARCVFWNTTSNEWSDAGCTANQTDVNYTLCECNHLTSFSVLMSRSNIPSPELDIITYVGLGVSICSLLIFLIIEFIVWSAVVKTNLSHFRHTALVNIATFLLLADGCFLASASGEELSENLCLAFTVGKHLFFLAKFCWMLCLSVMLVHQLIFVFSPLRKRVFMFLSSIVGYVCPILIVGSSYVYCKYTDQPYYNKKSCWLVYEKLLVGSIHAFILPVGTVILTNLFSMVVVIVTLMKSSVPDNSKADDKETAKSIIKVVVFLTPVFGVTWIIGFFLITMNDEDPMREIVNYSFTILNSFQGFFILITGCFAETKVRQELFKIITAKSKGKSESTKNLTSTMYTKDK; the protein is encoded by the exons GCATATATGAGTGTGGATTTATTGAAGGGTCGGTCAGGCATACAGCCAAAACTAAGCTGAATGTGGCACTCCTACCTGATGAGATCACCATGGAAATAAACCCCCTCACCGTGGTATGCCCAAACCACTCCGTGACCGTTTCTACCACCATCCGACAAACACCAGAGGCATATGCAGTCAAGTGCATGAACTGTCTTGTgtacactttaaaaaacaaaa ctgaTTCCCAATTTTGCGAGTCAGGAGAGGTAAATGGTGTGTCGTGGCCAAAAACCCCAGTGGGAGAGACAGTGGTTATTCGGAAATGTCCAGAGGGCAAGACTGGCTATTTATCACGTACTTGTGATACTGCTGCTAAATGGCAGAACGTGTTCTCCTCCTGTGTCAGCATAGAGCTGACTAAAGTCCTGGATTCAGCTGAG aACTTCATCAAGGGACTAGGGGCTACCCAGGAGGTGGCCCTGAATATATTTGAAGGACTCAAGAACACCTCTGAATCGAACTCTACTGACGATGCAGATTCAGCCGATGTCAGCGCTTCCATCAATGTTCTGAATGTAATGTCTGAGGCATCAGCAACGATACAGTTGTCAGAGAGTGTCTTTCCT AACTTAGTGAGTGCTGCAAGCAACATGTTGAACTCCAATTGGACCGATGTAAATGAAACAATTCGTCATAGTATGTCTTCAAAATACCTCGTGTCTATGGAGAATCTGGTGAAGAATGTCATGGTCGACAACAGCACTGGATTTAACAGTACAAACCTAGACCTCAGTTTCTGCTCAAGTAGCTCCTGCAATGTATCAGTGTTTGACATTGATGTGAGTCTGCAAAATACTACCGGATTGGTGAAAACCGTGGCTGTGAGAAATCTAATGGAGAAATTAAGGAACAACTTCCAAAATACTGACCCTAACCGCCTCTTATTATCAGCCACAATGCAGAACAGCAGTAATTCGTCCAtacaaattaaactgaactttccCAATGACCGGTTAATCACCACAGATGCACGCTGTGTCTTCTGGAACACCACGTCAAATGAGTGGTCGGATGCAGGATGTACAGCCAACCAGACTGATGTGAACTACACACTGTGTGAATGCAACCACCTGACTTCCTTCTCTGTCCTCATGTCCAGGAGCAACATACCTTCTCCCGAACTGGACATCATTACCTACGTAGGCCTTGGGGTGTCCATTTGCTCCTTGTTGATCTTTCTCATCATTGAGTTCATAGTGTGGTCAGCTGTGGTCAAGACCAATCTTTCGCATTTCCGTCACACAGCTTTGGTGAACATTGCCACTTTCCTTTTGCTTGCCGATGGCTGTTTCTTGGCTTCCGCCTCCGGTGAGGAACTCAGTGAAAACCTATGCCTAGCTTTCACTGTAGGCAAACACCTGTTTTTCTTAGCCAAGTTCTGTTGGATGCTGTGTCTGAGCGTCATGCTTGTCCACCAGCTCATCTTTGTCTTCAGTCCACTGAGGAAAAGAGTCTTTATGTTCCTCTCCAGCATTGTGGGCTACGTTTGCCCAATCCTGATTGTGGGGTCAAGCTATGTGTATTGTAAATACACCGACCAGCCCTACTATAATAAGAAATCATGTTGGCTGGTTTATGAAAAACTCTTGGTGGGCTCCATTCACGCTTTTATCCTCCCTGTGGGAACAGTAATTTTGACCAATCTCTTTTCCATGGTGGTCGTCATTGTTACTCTGATGAAGTCCTCGGTCCCTGACAACAGCAAGGCAGATGACAAGGAGACAGCCAAAAGCATAATTAAAGTGGTGGTCTTCCTAACACCTGTCTTTGGAGTAACATGGATTATTGGCTTCTTTCTGATTACAATGAACGACGAGGACCCAATGAGAGAAATTGTGAACTACAGTTTCACCATCCTGAACTCCTTCCAG ggttttttcattttgataacgGGGTGTTTTGCGGAGACGAAG GTCAGACAGGAACTGTTCAAGATCATAACG GCAAAGTCAAAAGGAAAAAGTGAGAGTACCAAGAATTTGACTTCCACTATGTACACCAAAGACAAATGA